The Petrocella atlantisensis genome has a window encoding:
- a CDS encoding S-layer homology domain-containing protein encodes MNRKRWIILLCLIYVMQSSWTSMAVTDRDILSDPVANVYTANVLGQTISDNLSFSDVPVSHWAKDPITRLGALSIVKGYNENNAMRYRPNGNVSKQEALAFLLRVVGLEAAANQAAENLEVGEDEGLLSIWSKGYLQVAADNGLITQLELDDGLILDQEALDPEFNFIRAQNVSREQVAMWLVQAINIINPGRIEPIYVNNKIFTLSDWQSIDIAFVPYVEAVMQAGIMVGDADRFRPKGSLTRAEMAQVIANIDDILYETLDKTVKGGIVGSISDAGVIGSINNESKRTILIRNDEGLVDQVDLIVTSNEQNKISRLDVPVLGQNGVRGLSSLREGQSIAYIVDNTTLEMEYVVIKGDITTTQVKGVLQPLIDIDNGNITVKNTSGVPLTYTLSVGLYDLEERQIKIGEYYRSIDNAPVSETITLTIQNNLVTKIDQEGATPLSSEVSGIVKEINTQFNFITIEKWDGGEITKYFNKDQVRVEKQNYYDLEDEIGYIDEIFPEYGFDERDTGIEAIEVGDVVHLLMSSNGQYIEAISAKTNYNVKFGEIVSMVSYGANGVNIRVNYGDGSIGSLNVDGFVPVLRSSRNIGVGNLQVGQMIKILMNQGVLAPGTVVETVKQIDVDPYGNIYARIYKGDLGYMNMATGTLSLLNSYHLTKTGWSGYNPMTDLELSGAGVEIFHNGNQISLSYADRFLRTDTMQAYVVTEKHYDRERIKKIVFEDGRDDVLASTNVSYSNGYDAIRLISSVGDIGVNPGTIVLKNDHIVSTGSILSPDYAQVVLAGQGRAVIVNVLPEPNNDAISVFRGRISNIETNREVKVESQAILKDMTWIYSPIQREFTLSYDTMIMDESGSIPLSDFIDYSELSKVDEVYTIIAEGTKATHLIKNPYATEGVVGEIYGINGDDTISIKDALVYDSATKLWTELSFKNNYATLEIVTESVIIKNNQVIDIEDLELGDRIRAMVTVDLSEQLKLTDNRQATGYILFVED; translated from the coding sequence CGATAATCTGAGTTTTTCAGATGTGCCTGTAAGTCATTGGGCAAAAGACCCAATCACAAGATTAGGTGCACTATCGATTGTAAAAGGCTATAATGAAAATAACGCAATGCGCTATAGGCCAAATGGGAATGTGTCAAAACAAGAAGCCTTAGCTTTTCTACTTAGAGTTGTGGGACTTGAGGCGGCGGCCAATCAAGCAGCGGAGAACCTTGAGGTCGGCGAAGATGAAGGTCTGCTTAGCATCTGGTCAAAAGGCTATTTGCAGGTGGCAGCGGATAATGGTTTGATTACTCAGTTGGAGTTAGACGACGGACTTATACTCGACCAAGAAGCCTTGGATCCTGAGTTTAATTTTATTCGTGCGCAAAATGTCAGTCGGGAACAAGTGGCTATGTGGTTGGTACAAGCGATAAATATTATTAATCCGGGTCGTATTGAACCTATTTACGTCAATAATAAGATATTTACACTCAGTGACTGGCAAAGCATAGATATAGCCTTTGTGCCTTATGTTGAAGCAGTTATGCAAGCAGGCATCATGGTCGGTGATGCAGATCGATTCAGACCAAAAGGGAGTTTGACAAGAGCAGAAATGGCGCAAGTCATTGCAAATATTGATGACATTCTGTATGAAACCCTTGATAAGACTGTAAAAGGCGGTATAGTCGGTAGTATTAGTGATGCCGGCGTTATCGGTTCTATTAACAATGAAAGCAAAAGAACCATACTCATTCGTAACGATGAAGGTTTAGTGGATCAAGTAGATCTGATTGTTACCTCCAATGAGCAAAATAAAATATCAAGGTTAGACGTACCGGTACTAGGTCAAAATGGCGTAAGAGGTTTATCCTCCTTAAGAGAAGGCCAGAGTATCGCCTATATTGTTGATAACACGACACTTGAAATGGAATATGTCGTCATTAAAGGTGATATAACCACCACACAAGTAAAAGGTGTCCTTCAACCACTGATAGACATTGATAATGGTAATATTACTGTTAAAAATACTTCAGGCGTACCGCTAACGTATACACTATCTGTTGGCCTATATGACCTTGAAGAAAGGCAGATAAAAATAGGTGAGTATTACAGATCTATTGACAATGCACCGGTATCAGAGACCATAACATTAACCATTCAAAATAATCTGGTGACCAAAATCGACCAGGAAGGTGCAACACCTCTATCATCAGAAGTCAGCGGTATTGTAAAAGAAATCAATACACAATTCAATTTTATTACCATTGAAAAATGGGATGGTGGCGAAATCACAAAATATTTCAACAAGGATCAAGTACGTGTTGAGAAACAAAATTATTATGATCTAGAAGATGAAATCGGATATATTGACGAGATTTTTCCTGAGTATGGATTTGATGAGAGAGATACAGGTATTGAAGCCATAGAGGTGGGTGATGTTGTTCATTTGCTAATGAGCAGCAATGGCCAATACATAGAAGCCATTAGCGCAAAAACCAATTACAATGTCAAATTCGGAGAGATTGTATCCATGGTATCTTATGGCGCAAATGGTGTTAATATTAGAGTCAACTATGGGGACGGTTCCATTGGTTCATTAAATGTGGACGGTTTTGTGCCGGTGTTACGTTCATCAAGAAATATTGGTGTCGGTAACCTCCAAGTAGGGCAAATGATAAAAATCCTTATGAATCAAGGTGTTCTTGCCCCAGGTACAGTCGTAGAGACTGTAAAACAGATTGACGTAGACCCTTATGGCAATATCTATGCAAGAATTTATAAAGGCGATCTAGGCTATATGAATATGGCAACAGGCACCTTAAGTCTATTAAACAGTTATCATTTGACTAAAACCGGCTGGAGTGGCTATAATCCGATGACAGATTTAGAATTGTCAGGAGCAGGTGTTGAGATTTTCCATAATGGCAATCAGATTAGTTTAAGCTATGCGGATCGTTTTTTAAGAACAGATACGATGCAAGCCTATGTTGTAACAGAAAAACACTATGACCGTGAGAGAATCAAAAAAATCGTATTCGAAGACGGTCGAGATGATGTTCTGGCTTCAACCAATGTGAGTTATTCTAACGGCTATGATGCCATAAGACTTATAAGCTCTGTGGGTGATATTGGAGTCAATCCTGGTACGATTGTACTTAAAAACGATCATATTGTATCCACAGGTAGTATCTTATCTCCAGATTATGCACAAGTTGTCTTAGCCGGTCAGGGTAGGGCTGTTATTGTCAATGTTTTACCTGAACCTAATAATGATGCCATATCTGTTTTTAGAGGGCGTATCAGCAATATTGAAACCAACCGTGAGGTGAAAGTTGAATCTCAAGCGATACTAAAAGATATGACTTGGATTTACTCACCCATACAAAGAGAATTCACACTTTCTTACGATACGATGATCATGGATGAATCCGGAAGTATACCTCTTAGCGACTTCATCGATTATTCGGAACTATCAAAAGTGGATGAAGTTTATACCATAATCGCAGAGGGTACCAAAGCCACCCATTTGATTAAAAATCCGTATGCAACAGAAGGTGTTGTAGGAGAGATATATGGCATTAACGGGGATGACACCATAAGTATAAAAGATGCTTTGGTATATGACAGTGCCACAAAATTATGGACAGAACTAAGTTTTAAGAACAATTATGCGACACTTGAAATCGTGACGGAATCCGTCATCATCAAGAACAATCAGGTTATAGATATAGAAGACTTGGAACTTGGTGATAGAATTAGAGCTATGGTAACGGTAGATCTAAGTGAACAGTTGAAACTAACAGATAACCGACAAGCAACAGGTTATATCCTGTTTGTAGAAGATTAG
- a CDS encoding S-layer homology domain-containing protein has protein sequence MKRLIIIGIMMTLLLSQSVYGKEGDMGHMGGISEGSNLPKTIERYVTIPTNKTRTYQYKEVVFLSGVPTEFNGTITINNDDSVTKTKTEGSYKETYTVTATSVEGEGELDRTLTFTTYYKVNNNMDFKNQIITNSVLTGWEEEVTLGDTTYTLDEVGSSFSKSGVKDLTPGVAYFSTSISYVAKFLDGDGNPVTLTSNGSNYGYDQPWSKIETQERNIGISKGEGNTGNMQVRVQTVHEAKKTIYYDATEPFAISFGGTYNQRMESESNLTYEVLSYHSNLTNSQKYGRISIKMANQIEKLPIPGNLDFLQGHWAEADFKKLYSMEVFTEVPHSGMQYEAISRGAYIKALCLAMNIDISKYTTRPKTVIFGDVPVTHPYYPYIMAAYDQKLIKGTGENFDVDRPINREEAFVVYVRVIGLERLGVTQSPMTPFVDDATISSWAKKEIMAGYKLGIIKGDELGRVKPKQWISKSEAAAIINRLIDYLRSDIGEDYRK, from the coding sequence ATGAAAAGACTTATAATAATCGGCATAATGATGACGCTTCTTCTTAGCCAAAGTGTGTATGGTAAAGAAGGCGACATGGGTCATATGGGTGGCATATCAGAAGGTAGCAATCTTCCGAAAACCATTGAAAGGTATGTCACCATACCCACGAATAAAACCAGAACGTATCAATATAAAGAAGTTGTTTTTTTATCCGGTGTGCCGACAGAATTTAACGGTACCATAACCATCAACAATGATGACAGTGTGACAAAAACAAAAACAGAAGGCAGTTATAAAGAAACTTACACAGTGACAGCAACGAGTGTCGAGGGTGAAGGTGAGCTTGATCGAACTCTAACCTTTACAACTTACTATAAAGTGAATAATAATATGGATTTTAAGAACCAGATTATCACCAACTCAGTCTTAACCGGTTGGGAAGAGGAAGTGACTTTAGGTGATACAACCTATACCCTTGATGAAGTGGGATCCTCCTTTTCAAAGTCAGGTGTTAAGGATTTAACGCCTGGCGTTGCTTACTTTAGTACATCCATTTCATATGTGGCTAAGTTCTTAGATGGTGATGGTAATCCGGTAACCTTAACAAGTAATGGTAGTAACTATGGCTATGATCAACCCTGGTCTAAAATTGAGACCCAGGAGAGAAACATTGGTATTTCCAAAGGTGAAGGTAACACGGGCAACATGCAGGTGAGGGTTCAAACTGTTCATGAAGCTAAAAAAACCATTTATTATGATGCGACAGAACCCTTTGCCATTAGCTTTGGCGGGACGTATAATCAACGTATGGAAAGTGAAAGTAATTTGACCTATGAAGTGCTTTCTTATCACAGCAATCTGACCAACAGTCAGAAATATGGTCGTATTTCAATTAAAATGGCCAATCAGATTGAAAAACTACCGATTCCCGGTAACCTGGACTTTTTACAAGGACACTGGGCAGAGGCTGATTTTAAAAAGCTTTACAGCATGGAAGTATTCACAGAAGTACCTCATAGTGGCATGCAATATGAAGCAATCAGCAGAGGGGCTTATATTAAGGCGCTTTGTCTTGCTATGAATATTGATATTTCAAAATACACCACACGTCCAAAGACGGTCATCTTTGGTGACGTTCCAGTAACACATCCCTATTATCCTTATATTATGGCGGCATATGACCAGAAACTCATCAAAGGAACAGGTGAGAACTTTGATGTGGATCGCCCAATTAATAGAGAAGAAGCCTTTGTGGTATATGTGCGCGTTATAGGCTTGGAGCGTCTTGGCGTAACCCAATCGCCGATGACCCCATTTGTTGACGATGCGACCATCTCATCATGGGCAAAAAAAGAGATTATGGCCGGATACAAGCTTGGTATCATAAAAGGTGATGAGCTTGGCAGGGTCAAACCAAAGCAATGGATATCTAAATCAGAAGCGGCCGCAATCATTAATAGATTAATTGACTACTTACGATCAGATATTGGAGAAGACTACCGTAAATAA